The Cygnus olor isolate bCygOlo1 chromosome 18, bCygOlo1.pri.v2, whole genome shotgun sequence genome includes a window with the following:
- the MRPS7 gene encoding 28S ribosomal protein S7, mitochondrial codes for MAAPSAAGLGRRLRAWLPRLTQVRWSRYNPSFLEPEVNKELYRKPWDELSEEEKEKQELRALQPIKAAPPNVSCSVFSDPTISKFTNMMMKNGNKVLARSLMAQTLEAIKRKQLEKYHKAPEDEKEKIECNPYVIFHQALKNCQPIIGLSNITKGGKTYQVPAPLKDNRKRFLAMKWLITECRENKHRRMLMPEKLSQELLLAFNNEGPIIKKKHVLHKMAEANRAYAHFRWW; via the exons ATGGCGGCGCCCAGCgcggcggggctgggccggCGGCTGCGGGCCTGGTTGCCCCG GCTGACACAAGTGAGATGGAGTCGCTACAACCCCAGCTTCTTAGAGCCAGAAGTGAACAAGGAATTGTATCGGAAGCCTTGGGATGAGTtgtctgaggaagaaaaggaaaaacaagagctTAGGGCTCTTCAACCCATAAAAGCAGCTCCTCCCAATGTGTCCTGCTCTGTGTTCAGTGACCCTACGATCAG CAAATTCACCAATATGATGatgaagaatggaaataaagtgCTGGCCAGAAGCCTCATGGCTCAG ACTCTAGAGGCCATTAAGAGGAAGCAGCTGGAGAAGTACCACAAAGCTCCAGAAGATGAGAAGGAGAAAATTGAATGCAACCCTTATGTCATTTTCCACCAGGCTCTGAAAAACTGCCAGCCCATCATTGGACTTAGCAACATCACGAAAGGTGGCAAAACCTACCAG GTCCCAGCCCCCCTGAAGGACAATCGGAAACGCTTCCTGGCCATGAAGTGGTTAATCACTGAGTGCAGGGAGAACAAGCACCGGCGCATGCTGATGCCTGAGAAGCtctcccaggagctgctcctaGCCTTCAACAACGAAGGGCCCATCATCAAGAAGAAGCATGTGCTGCACAAGATGGCAGAGGCCAACCGGGCTTACGCCCACTTCCGCTGGTGGTAG
- the MIF4GD gene encoding MIF4G domain-containing protein: MGETGREEYKIQSFDTETQKLLKTALKDPSSVDLDKVANIIVDQSLKDCVFSKEAGRICYTIIQAESKQVGQSVFRRSLLNRLQQEYKDREDLRTRSLQAWICYVTFICNIFDYLRVNNMPMMALVNPVYDCLFRLAQPDSLRKEEEVDCLVLQLHRIGEQLEKMNSQRMDELFSLLRDGFLLQEGLSSLSQLLLLEIIEFRAADWKMTDAAQKYYYSEVTD, encoded by the exons ATGGGGGAAACAGGCAGAGAAGAGTATAAAATACAGTCGTTTGACACCGAGACTCAGAAGCTGCTGAAAACAGCACTCAAAG aCCCCAGCAGCGTGGACCTGGACAAAGTGGCCAATATTATAGTGGACCAGTCCCTCAAAGACTGTGTGTTCAGCAAGGAGGCAGGGCGCATCTGCTACACCATCATCCAG GCAGAGAGCAAACAAGTGGGCCAGAGCGTCTTCCGGAGGAGCCTGCTGAACCGGCTGCAGCAGGAGTACAAGGACAGAGAGGATCTGCGCACCCGGTCACTGCAGGCATGGATCTGCTACGTCACCTTCATCTGCAACATCTTCGACTACCTGAGG GTGAACAACATGCCCATGATGGCTCTGGTGAACCCTGTTTATGACTGTCTGTTCCGACTGGCACAGCCTGACAGCCTACggaaggaggaagag GTGGACTGCTTGGTGCTGCAGCTCCATCGCATTGGCGAACAGCTGGAGAAGATGAACTCACAGCGGATGGATgagctcttctccctcctccgAGATGGCTTCCTTCTGCAGGAAGGGCTCAgctccctgtcccagctcctgctgctggagatCATCGAGTTTCGGGCCGCCGACTGGAAGATGACAGACGCTGCCCAGAAATACTATTATAGCGAAGTGACAGATTAA
- the SLC25A19 gene encoding mitochondrial thiamine pyrophosphate carrier, with protein sequence MVGYDPEAKCVSTVEAAAAGSASGFVTRVLVSPLDVIKIRFQLQIEQISSRTPGAKYHGILQAVQRIFQEEGLGAFWKGHVPAQFLSAGYGAVQFMAFESLTKLVHNVTSYNARDSFVHFICGGLAACTATVAVQPVDTLRTRFAAQGEPKIYHNLRHAVVTMYQTEGPRTFYRGLTPTVIAIFPYAGLQFSFYNTLKQLSEWMIPAEGKEGGNVKNLVCGSCAGVISKTLTYPFDLIKKRLQVGGFERARAAFGQVRMYRGLLDCLRQVMREEGLGGFFKGLSPSLLKAAVSTGLVFFSYELFCSLLCALKNTDSTERKES encoded by the exons ATGGTGGGCTACGACCCCGAGGCCAAGTGCGTCTCCACGGTGGAAGCGGCCGCTGCGGGATCGGCCTCCGGCTTCGTCACCCGCGTCCTGGTCAGTCCCTTGGATGTCATCAAGATCCGCTTCCAG cttcagATTGAGCAGATCTCCTCCAGAACCCCGGGGGCTAAGTACCATGGCATCTTGCAAGCTGTACAGCGCATCTTCCAGGAGGAGGGCTTGGGAGCCTTCTGGAAGGGCCACGTTCCTGCCCAGTTCCTTTCAGCGGGCTACGGAGCTGTTCAG tTCATGGCATTTGAAAGCTTGACCAAACTGGTGCACAATGTCACCTCATACAATGCCCGCGATTCCTTTGTGCACTTCATCTGCGGTGGACTGGCTGCTTGCACGGCCACTGTTGCAGTTCAGCCCGTTGACACACTACGCACCCGCTTTGCTGCTCAGGGTGAGCCAAAG ATCTATCACAACCTTCGCCATGCGGTGGTGACCATGTACCAAACAGAAGGGCCTCGGACGTTCTATAGAGGTTTGACCCCCACAGTCATTGCCATCTTCCCATATGCTGGTCTCCAGTTCTCTTTCTACAACACTCTGAAACAACTGTCTGAATGGATGATTCCggctgaaggaaaggaaggag GCAATGTTAAAAACCTTGTTTgtggcagctgtgctggagtCATCAGCAAAACCCTCACTTACCCTTTTGACCTGATCAAAAAACGACTGCAAGTGGGTGGCTTTGAGCGTGCCCGAGCAGCCTTTGGGCAG GTGCGGATGTATAGGGGTCTGCTGGACTGCCTAAGGCAGGTCATGCGAGAGGAGGGCCTGGGTGGATTTTTTAAGGGCCTTTCGCCCAGCTTGCTGAAGGCTGCTGTCTCTACGGGACTCGTCTTCTTTTCCTATGAGCTGTTCTGCAGCCTGTTGTGTGCCCTGAAGAACACTGACAGCACCgagaggaaagaaagctga
- the GRB2 gene encoding growth factor receptor-bound protein 2 isoform X3 translates to MKHSENGSVACSRVAMRWFFGKIPRAKAEEMLGKQRHDGAFLIRESESAPGDFSLSVKFGNDVQHFKVLRDGAGKYFLWVVKFNSLNELVDYHRSTSVSRNQQIFLRDIEQVPQQPTYVQALFDFDPQEEGELGFRRGDFIQVLDNSDPNWWKGACHGQTGMFPRNYVTPVNRNI, encoded by the exons ATGAAACATTCTGAAAATGGTTCAGTAGCCTGTAGTAGGGTGGCAATGAG GTGGTTTTTTGGAAAGATTCCCCGAGCAAAGGCTGAAGAGATGTTAGGCAAACAGAGACATGATGGTGCCTTCCTCATCAGGGAGAGTGAGAGCGCTCCTGGGGACTTCTCTCTCTCAGTCAA GTTTGGAAACGATGTGCAGCACTTCAAGGTGCTTAGAGATGGGGCTGGCAAGTATTTCCTCTGGGTGGTGAAGTTCAATTCTTTGAACGAGCTGGTAGATTATCACAGATCCACATCTGTCTCCAGGAACCAGCAAATATTTCTACGGGACATTGAACAGGTGCCACAG cAACCAACGTACGTTCAGGCCCTGTTTGATTTTGATCCCCaagaggaaggagagctggGTTTCCGCCGCGGAGACTTTATCCAAGTCCTTGACAATTCTGACCCCAACTGGTGGAAGGGAGCCTGCCACGGACAGACGGGCATGTTTCCACGCAACTATGTGACCCCAGTGAATCGGAACATCTAG